One Amblyomma americanum isolate KBUSLIRL-KWMA chromosome 8, ASM5285725v1, whole genome shotgun sequence DNA window includes the following coding sequences:
- the LOC144102704 gene encoding uncharacterized protein LOC144102704: protein MPGIRFFRCPRCACHQFSLRTLFRHLRIAHGHETNWVCGLSGCMQTFRHFFSYKKHVHRKHASCMGETCSRGIVQVGMARSSTNAAPDLPTYHEEPLDVQAEQHDFSSSDYGYQLAKLLFKWKEGRRLPESTVHELANDIIDFVETIADHQQTEPLDGPAISVKEICKLQLDQLRTRSGRTTYWKTHFPFVESRTVVLCGNDTIEYIPLCEVLKCILEHSELSNEFSNDSRTDGYMCSVFDGSAVQNHEYFAGNTSKLCLQLYSDEFEVCNPLGSKRGKHKMTAVYFSVLNFDAKLRSALSGIHLVLLVKDKHIATYGFSKILEPLITDVKILANHGITVNRNLVKGSVFIFTGDNLSSHRIGGFKCTFSQGRICRYCMALRTETDYKHLEGDFVLRSPQGHKHHLSMLRAGLPTLSLYGVKEPSALLCPGFDPTQHLPPDIMHDLNEGVLPFALRHIISALIEERFFSLSDLNKSISEWLYDPHDICNKPEAIAKPYLQGKAVLKASATQSRILSPLGPVSKKRTSVFTSRVRPYAPLVDRLGHSLLWSAYSRPYAATPYIR from the exons ATGCCAGGAATCCGCTTCTTTCGTTGTCCACGATGTGCCTGTCACCAATTCTCCTTAAGGACACTCTTTAGGCACCTGCGCATTGCCCATGGCCATGAGACAAATTGGGTGTGTGGCTTGAGTGGCTGCATGCAAACGTTTCGCCACTTTTTTTCCTACAAGAAGCATGTACACCGAAAGCATGCTTCTTGCATGGGAGAAACGTGTTCCCGTGGCATTGTGCAGGTGGGAATGGCACGAAGCAGTACAAATGCAGCACCTGATTTGCCTACATATCATGAAGAGCCCTTAGATGTGCAGGCCGAACAGCATGACTTCAGTTCAAGTGACTATGGTTATCAACTGGCAAAGCTACTTTTCaagtggaaggaaggaaggcggctACCTGAATCCACTGTGCATGAGTTAGCCAATGATATTATTGATTTCGTGGAAACCATTGCAGACCACCAGCAAACAGAACCTCTAGACGGGCCAGCCATCAGCGTAAAAGAAATTTGCAAGCTGCAACTTGACCAGCTGCGGACAAGATCAGGCCGAACAACCTATTGGAAGACGCATTTTCCATTTGTTGAATCCCGTACAGTAGTGTTGTGTGGAAATGACACCATAGAATACATTCCCCTCTGTGAAGTGCTCAAGTGCATTCTTGAACATTCAGAACTTTCAAATGAATTCAGCAATGACTCTCGTACTGATGGTTACATGTGTTCAGTATTTGATGGAAGTGCTGTTCAAAACCATGAGTATTTTGCAGGCAATACAAGTAAACTTTGCTTGCAATTGTACAGTGATGAGTTCGAAGTCTGCAACCCACTGGGCAGCAAGAGGGGAAAGCATAAAATGACAGCTGTCTACTTCTCAGTGCTAAATTTTGATGCAAAGTTGCGGTCAGCATTGTCAGGTATTCACCTCGTACTACTTGTCAAAGATAAACACATAGCCACTTATGGATTTTCTAAGATTCTTGAGCCATTAATAACAGATGTGAAGATACTAGCAAATCATGGCATAACTGTGAATAGAAACCTTGTAAAGGGATCTGTCTTCATTTTCACTGGTGACAATTTATCTAGCCACAGAATTGGAGGCTTCAAATGCACATTCAGCCAAGGAAGAATTTGTAGGTACTGCATGGCTCTGCGGACCGAAACTGACTACAAACACTTGGAAGGTGATTTTGTGCTTCGCTCACctcaagggcacaagcaccactTGAGTATGTTGAGAGCAGGGCTGCCAACGCTGTCATTGTATGGGGTTAAGGAGCCAAGTGCTCTTTTGTGCCCTGGCTTTGATCCGACACAACACCTTCCACCAGATATAATGCATGACCTGAATGAAGGAGTCCTACCATTTGCCCTGCGGCATATAATATCTGCATTAATTGAAGAACGCTTCTTTTCACTCAGTGATTTGAACAAAAGCATTTCGGAATGGCTTTATGATCCACATGACATCTGCAACAAACCAGAGGCGATTGCTAAGCCATATCTTCAAGgaaaagcagttttgaaggcGTCGGCAACACAA TCGCGCATCCTGTCGCCGCTCGGACCGGTCTCGAAGAAACGGACCAGCGTCTTCACGAGCCGTGTGCGGCCGTACGCACCACTCGTCGACAGGCTGGGGCACTCGTTGCTGTGGTCGGCGTACTCGAGGCCGTACGCAGCCACGCCGTACATCAGGTA